From Arachis hypogaea cultivar Tifrunner chromosome 3, arahy.Tifrunner.gnm2.J5K5, whole genome shotgun sequence:
TACTTTGTTCGTCATGGATTTCGGAGACGGGACAAAAGAACTAATATGCTTTTGGTAACAAATATTCATTCCAATTTGGATATAGCTTTGATAATCTGAGAATAGTGCTATTTGTTACTTCCATATTAATTAAATGTATAAAATTTTATCACCACATTCACTTGGAATTTCATCTGCAGTCATTATTCTATAATTTGGATAAGCTATTGGCACCCAACCGTCCATGTCACAGTAGCTTATGGTAAGGTCTACATGACAACAAAGCCTGTTTCATGTTTAATTCGTTAGTGATATATGCAAGGGTTCACAAAATAAGCAAGTCTCACTAGGAATCTAAGCTTTCAGGGTTGGCATCCTAGCATTTCATAAAACATTGAGTGATCAACCAAGGGAAGCCTCGGTGGTTGCTGCATTTAGCCTTGCAGTTCATAATGGTGGAAATTTATTGGAAGCAGTAGACATAGCTAGGAGGATCAACAAACAACACAATGCCAGGTTTCCTGAGTTATTAGATCCTTCAGGTCTAGATGCAGAGGATTTGGAAGAAGAGATTCTGGATCTTGCTGACTCTGTTAAAGGGACACTCTCACAGATGACAACTAGGTATTTGGTATCTCAGGCTATGGCCGACTATCCTCAAGCCCCTCATTCAGATTTGGTGCGCATACTCTTGACTTCGATTGATATATGTACTTCTTAACACTTAACAGTAGTTACTTTGAAGACTGACCTTTGACAATTTGACAGGTGTTCATCCCATTAGGAATGTACCTAAAGGCTCTCAGCATTTTTGACTGCGTCAAAGTAAATTCTTGTAAGAAATTTTTGTCAAAGCAAGGCAGGAAAATTGATTATGGATCTTTAGTTCAAGGTGAGCTGGAAGAAATACGGCATGTGTTTGCGAGGATTGTATTTGATACCATATATCCGCTGCGCCTAGATAAAGAGAATTCGTAAAAGATCAACTGGATTTCACAGGAAGAGGGTAGTTTGAAGTGAAAATAGAAATTTGAGGAAATTGATTCTGGTGTAGGCATCAAATAGTCCGGCCCCCAAACTGCAGCAAAAGTGGTACTAGCTAGCCGTCATCAACTTCTTTTGCGATGAAGCAGTGataatttttgttctttatttggGGATATGGGGTTGCCCCGAGATTTAGTGTATGTACCTACCTCATAGGTTATGTAGGCAGCGGATGAATGGGGGAAAGTTTTTCCACCGAGCAagtgttttttgttttgttatagAATAATTCTTTCATTCCATCAATATCAAGCTTACAGTTTGCTGAATCTGTAGATGTAGCAATCTCATACAGCCAATTATTGAATTCCTTTATTCTGgaatcaaattcaaaatcaagTACAGAACACTGATAACAGCCTTTATCAATGTAAAGAACCGCATAATGCAAGCAATAATTTGAAAAAGGTGGATGGCATTTTGCTGTGTGATTATATACAAGAGATTTTCAGTTGAATCGGGTGCAAGATGAGAGACGTAGTTTACATGGCAGACACTGAATGAAACACTAAAGATTTGTCATTTGTCTGACTCCAAAAATTTTTCCATATGTATTTGATGTGATAAAAGTGGGAAAGGACTAAGCCAACAACAACCCAGAAGGCAAACTATATTGTATTACACCATAAACAACTGAGCTAACAAAATCAAATCCGAAATAAATGAAGTACAAAATCTTAAACATTCATCTTAGTGATGAAGTATAGTTGTGGTGCTGTAATAAAGCAGGCAACAAGACAAGAAGCAGCAGCACTGGCATAGCACCCTGACACATTATTTCTCTGTCAAAAATAGTCTCTATTCCGCAATGGTGTGACGTCCTACTTGGCAGCTTTAGGTGCACCTCCACCAGTGGTAGGCCTGAAATACCAAAACAGCAAGCAAAGAACATGTGAACAAAACTAGAGAACATATTAGTAGCGAGGAGACAGGTTGAGGTTACTTACAGCCCTACAAATACTTTGAAGGAATCATAGAGTCCCCACTGAGCTCCTGTTAGTGTTCCAATCATAACTATACGAAGAGGAAGTCCACGTGTGAAAAGACCAACTAGCCCTATCTTCTTCACAGCCTGCAACATCCAGTATCGGAGTTATTTATTTGAACGTCTAAAACGTGAACATTTATGGGATATGTAAAGGTGGCAGATTTGGTGTGCACTTTTCTGCACTTACATCACCAACAGTGGCTCCCTTGGCATTGTTCAGGAAGGAAACAAGATTGTCTGCAGGGTGTGAGACAATAGCACAGAGCACGCCAGCAATGTATCCAGCTGCAAAACTCACTCCAAGCTGCAATCCTTTGCTGCACTGATCTTTCGGTGTTGGGACGACATTCTTGTACAGCATCTCCACAACAGTCTCAAACGAAGCAAATTTCATCATTGTGTCTGTCATGAATCACGTACATACCCTTTAATATTGCATAATGCAACGATATTCTTTTATTTGCATTCACTCTAGTACAAGGTGACATTAATTTTGACAGATTATTAATTAcaacaaattttaattactagttcattattaaagagcaaagaaaggaGTTCAATGGGAAACCAAGTTAATCATGCTGCAATTCTGTTATTTGGATGAAGTGTGTGCAAACTTACATGGAATCTGGCGGCCCCAGAGTGGAACAAGTCCTTTATACAACCTGCACATCAAATCCAAATCCTTAACAAATTTGAAGCTTCAAATCCCAACAAAATACTAAGTAATGAAATGATAGATCCCAACCAAGAGCAAAGAAAAGTATGTATACCCTCCAGCACCCTCAGCCTTAATGAACTTGGGTAATCCATCTGACAAACCTCTCGCAAATCCAGGTTGGGTTTGCACACGAACTTTGACAGCCTCCATGGGGCACAGTGCAATATCAGCAATGACTTCAGCAGAGGCTGATCCTGCTAGAAATATGAAGGTTTTGTACTTGGCTGCATTCTCTGGGCCTGCAAGATCTGAGTAGTATTTCTTGAAGAATTCATAGAATCCAAACTTGCATGCTCCCTGAGCACTGTACCCAAGCAGTGTTGGGACCCAACCCCTGAAGAACCCTCTCATTCCTTGCTCCTTCATCAGAACTCCGAATCCTGATGATATGTTCTTGTACTTTACTGGGTCAATCTGAAATACATGTTAATTACTCCTAAAAATTTATAGAATAATTCTCTAAGATTTTAAAAATCGGATACTTGAgtccttcaaatttcaaaatatacaaaatagtTTCCAATGTTTATCTTTCTTAGACAATATACCCACCTccaatttcattaaaaaagtGAAGTTCAAAACAGTGAAATACAAAACAATTTctgaaaagtttaaaaaatatcaaaacagtccataaaaagttttaaaattttcaaaatagttATTCCGATTAAATGGATCAAATTGGAGATAAACGTGATGACTGTTTTGTTTTGAAACCTATACTAAATGTTCAATATTAAAGACAATTTGGATAATTACTTAAATCTCATGTATGATGATGACTTTGAATATGCAATAGGTTTTGGATCAAATTATGAACCAATGCAGAAGAGAAAAGCATTATAGAGGACCTGCATGTTGCACTTGACGAGATCGAGAGGAGTGACGGTCATGTGAGTGAGACCACAGCTGAAGACGCCACCAAAGCTGCATGCGGCGTAGTAAGCAGGAGAATACAATGGAATACTCTCTTTTGGTGCAGGGatcataaaattattattactattccTACCCTCTGAGCCTGAGAATGGaggtggtgatgatgatgaagaataaTGCGAGGACACATTGTTGAGCAATGTTTTTGGTGAGTAAAGGAAGGAAGGGATAAGAGAGTAGCG
This genomic window contains:
- the LOC112790982 gene encoding mitochondrial phosphate carrier protein 3, mitochondrial — its product is MAPSDQPRYSLIPSFLYSPKTLLNNVSSHYSSSSSPPPFSGSEGRNSNNNFMIPAPKESIPLYSPAYYAACSFGGVFSCGLTHMTVTPLDLVKCNMQIDPVKYKNISSGFGVLMKEQGMRGFFRGWVPTLLGYSAQGACKFGFYEFFKKYYSDLAGPENAAKYKTFIFLAGSASAEVIADIALCPMEAVKVRVQTQPGFARGLSDGLPKFIKAEGAGGLYKGLVPLWGRQIPYTMMKFASFETVVEMLYKNVVPTPKDQCSKGLQLGVSFAAGYIAGVLCAIVSHPADNLVSFLNNAKGATVGDAVKKIGLVGLFTRGLPLRIVMIGTLTGAQWGLYDSFKVFVGLPTTGGGAPKAAK